The Bacillota bacterium DNA segment CGATATGCGGTTTAACCAGGCCACACACAACAGGAGTATGTATCCTGTCCGATGTATAGATTTGAACTTTCCGCTTTAATTTTAACTTCCGGGTGCACCCAGAAACTAAACAGTTGTTCTTGTATAGAATGGCTGTTTTAAGCCTTTGCCATGTGTGAAAATATGCAAACATGCTGAAAGAAAACAAACCTACTGCACCTATAAGCCATATGCATGAGGCAAGAAATGTTAGCACCTGTATTGGATCAACTGATGCTTCGGGAGTTGCCGCAGGAAAAGAGCTACTTACATCATTACTTAACGCTTCATTAGCGGTTTTCTCTTGAGATATGCTCCCATAACCTGTAACATATAGGATATCATTATCCCTTCCATGATATTGTGGGATTTGAGTCATTATTACTTCAGCACCTGGTATTATATTAAAAATACTTAATACTGATGTAAGGGAAAATGGAATAAGTAGCCTTACAAGTACTATTACCCATAAAGCATAACTAAAAATTCGAGGCAACCTATTTTTAAACATTAGCCTGAAAACTATTATCAAAATAGCTGCAATTGAAGCAGTAATACTCATGCTAAGTATAGCAGTAAATACATCGTAAAGCATTCTCATTCCCCCTCTTTATACTTTTCTACTATTTTCTTAAGTTCTTCAATTTCATCCTTACTTAATTTTTCTTTCTGCAGGAAGGTAGTAAAAAATAGCTTTAAAGAGCCATTATAAACTCTATCTATATGTTCCTCAGTTTCTGCCCGCATGACTTGTTCCCGGTTTATCAACGCATAAACCACAGCATTTTCGTTTTTTATCGCTCCACGTTCACACAACCTCCGGATTACAGTATAAGTAGTTGATTTTTTCCATCCAAGCTCTTCATTTGCAAGCTTCACCAATTGGGTACTCGCTACGGGTGAATGCTCCCAGACGATATTCATAAACCTGTATTCTGCATCAAATATTTTAATCTGTTCCATTAGTAAACCTCCCTAAGTTTAATCCATTAAACCCGTATCCAGTTTAACCTATTAAACCTCTATTGTCAATTAAAACTTTTATTGTCAATTAAAACTTTACAATTTCAATAACATATAACAATTTTTATGTCCTGCTTATTTATTTTATTATAATATCATTTTTTATGAACCTTGCTGTGGATTATTTTCTAAAAGAAAAAATGGGGTATGCCCATTTATTTCCTCTTATTGTAAATCATTAAAATATAATGATATTATTATCATTCCGTATAGGCCATTTGTAAACTATAAAATTTAAGAATTGCATTAGAATGTTACTCCAAAATTTGTGAATTACTCTAAACTTAATAAATGTTTAACCCCAAACCTATAATATTTACATATTTTAAAATGCAGGTATACGCAAAAATAAGGTATTAATATAGTTGAGAAAAAATGTGGCTATTATAGCGAAAATGAAATAATATTGATAAATGATTTTCCTGATAAATTTATTCACATGTCAATGTATTTTATCTATTTAGATACAATTATCTTCTAAATTGTCGCAAAAAATGTTAGAATGGGTATGAAGGGAATAAGATTTATTTATAAAATTATACTGACGAGGATATACAATGAATGATTATAATGAATTGAAATTCATTTTATCAAAAATGAATCTTTTATTGGAAGGAGAGGATGTGCCTAAGCCCCTTGAATTGCATTAGATATTTATGAATTGATGAGGAATGCGGATAAAGCGTTGCTAAATAAATTATATGATGAAGTAATGCAAAGAAATGATTTGGATGAAAAAGTGAAACAAGCCGTCATGGTAAATTTTAAAGGATTAATAATTAACAGGTTAAGATAGTGCATTATTAGTTATTATTAATGTATGGATGTAAGGAGAAATTGGAAATGATATCTGTTATCAGTCATAATTGTAATGGGTTCATTAACCAAAACATGCATGATTCCAGAACTAAAATGTTGATGCCTCTGGCTTTACTGGTAAACGACGACATGTTAAAAAAATATGGCTTGCTGTCTGAGGAAGAATTGAAGTATATAATTGATTTTATTGATACTTATGGAGGTTTTAGAGTATATAATTAGTATTCCCTAGCCACTTTTCTTTATTATAAAATTCGGAGTTTGGCCCAAGGGAGTATAACTCTCCTCCTAAACATTTATAGTGCAAGTGCTATTTATTCTTCATTACCGTTTCTTAAAAAGCTTTGTCAAAGAATAACTCCATCTTTGTCTTTTTCTTTTAAAATCTGCCCGGCATCAAAGTCAATCTAATCTCTTTTGCAGTTTGTTATAAATTAACAATCTTTACCTTGTTGTCAATAGAGCACGCAATTTTCTCAGCAACGATACTCCTATGACATACTCTTGAGTCCTTTTCAAAACACATTTTGACGAGACTGATCTGCGTGTGCCACCTATTCAAGCTCGTACAGCTTATCCAATATATTTTTTACAAAATACCGTTTGCCCTTCCGTATTATTTCGTGACCTTCCATTTCAAGAAGCAGTTTTTGTTTGTCTATGCCGCCGGGAAATCTATCATTAAGCTCTCCATCTTTTTTAAGCGTTCTCCAATACGGTGTATCGTCCGTACCACGTTCAACAGAGGCATGTGCCGCAATATTTATGAATATCCCTGCAGTAAGTGGACATGTAAAATCTGCCCCATGCTTTTTGGCCAAATAATTTCTTATATAATCCGTGGTTATGACCTTTCCATATGGCACCTTTTTCATTATTTCATCATAAGCTAGCGGAGGGGCAATCAACATTTTTGTGCCGCCATATCGCGTAATCGTCATTGGGTCTGAAACCTCTATTACCTTTGGCATGTCTTTGCTATCGCGCAATTTCTCGTTAAATGATTTCTTTTTCATACATATCACTCCTCAATTCTTATTCGAGAATAATTTTCCAGGCGTAAGCGTTTTATTATTCAAATCCAATGTGTGGATTTTCATTTATTTTCTACTTTTAATTAAATTCAGAATAATATTTGCCGGAAATAAACGCTGCTTGAACAAAATAATCGCTGATAAAACTGCTTTAATTACCCCAATGATAAAAAATAAGATATGTGGGAAAGCAACAGTATTAAGCATTATACATTGAACAACAATCCAAATGACTAAAGCCCAACCAAAAACACTGCTTATATATCCTTGAAATTGTGGTTTAAATCTACACATTAAAGCACTGAAAATATTTCCGAGCCCAATTATGGTAAATAAAATAATACCAGGTATGAGATAATTTTTAAATGGAGAGTTTTTTAGCGCCTCAACTGTTATTCCAAGTGGTTCCTCTGGGTCAATAATAGCAGCCAAACCGCCAAATATAGCTCCTATTCCTACAAATAAATGTAAAGCAAATAATAAACGGTATATTCTCTTCATTTCCATTCCTCCGATTAATACACATATTCAAACAAATGTGTAGAACTATAATCCTTCCGATAATTCCATTATCAGGGATTTTCGATAGCCTTTAAAACAAGCGCATCTGCACGTTGTCTGCTATATCGTTAATTGTATTAATTCCTTTTGATACTTCCTTTATCTGCGTTGGCTTTAGCAATGGTGCTACAGACTTAAAATCCTCAATAGTTAATTCATTTTCCATTACATTACCCTCGATAATGTTTTCAATAATTTCTGAACTTTTGTGATTGCCTAAAATATCGTCAATGGAGGTATGAAAGATCTGTGCAATCTCAGGTAATTTGGAAATATCAGGCATCGTTACACCCCGCTCCCAGTTTGATACTGCTTGGAAACTTATATTAAGCATATCAGCAAGCTCCATTTGTGTTAGGTTTTTTTCTTTTCTTAACATGGCAATTTTTCTTCCAATATATTTCATATCAAACATAAGTAGTAACTCTCCTTTATCTTTATTTTACGTTTGAATGGTAACATAAAAATAAATCTATGTCTAACAAGTGTTACTTGAGTTAAAATATATTGTAACTCAAGCATGTCTTTATATTGAATACTAATCGTTAAGCTCATCTTAATTCTATAAGTCCATATAACTTTCTCTTCGCCGGACGTCCGGAAGCCCGTGCGTCGTCCGTGTGCTATATTTCAGAGAACGTCTCGCACTCAAGATGTGCCTGAGTTTACAGGTCAGATAGAAACCTTAGATAGCTCTTATCTTGGTTTCTGTCTGACCGACTTGGTTAGCGAAGGCATTTGGTGTGCTCCCTGGACTTTGGTTTCAGGGACCATTAATTGTTGGACTCAGACCTTGCACACCTTTACTTGAGTGCATTTGTTAGGTGTAGTCGCCACTCTTTAAAACCTAATTACTAAAATTTTCTACCCTTATTATATAACAAATATACAAAAGTTTCTATTGAATTATTACAATTTTATACAAGTTATGGTATTATAGTTGTAGTTTATTTGTGAAGGGAGAAGTAAAATTGAATATATACAAAGAAATGTGGGGTATTTCCAACATCCTTGATAGAATAAAAACACAATATGCGTCTGAAATTTTTGTTGAACAATTAAAATTTCAGGTTGAGCAACTCAGCTTTTTTTATGACTTTTTAGTAAAAAAACAAGGTAACGATCCATCAAAAACCTTCTATAGACCAAAAAAACGTCCAAAGGAACATCAAATTGCCTACTTTAATCTAACCAGAGGATTCCCAAAAGAATTATATGATGCTCATTGGTGCTATGTGTTTAAAGATTTTGGTTGTAAATTATTAATTATACCAACTACTTCTGTAAAAGAAGATTCAAAACCCTGTAATCCT contains these protein-coding regions:
- a CDS encoding BlaI/MecI/CopY family transcriptional regulator produces the protein MEQIKIFDAEYRFMNIVWEHSPVASTQLVKLANEELGWKKSTTYTVIRRLCERGAIKNENAVVYALINREQVMRAETEEHIDRVYNGSLKLFFTTFLQKEKLSKDEIEELKKIVEKYKEGE
- a CDS encoding MGMT family protein, producing the protein MKKKSFNEKLRDSKDMPKVIEVSDPMTITRYGGTKMLIAPPLAYDEIMKKVPYGKVITTDYIRNYLAKKHGADFTCPLTAGIFINIAAHASVERGTDDTPYWRTLKKDGELNDRFPGGIDKQKLLLEMEGHEIIRKGKRYFVKNILDKLYELE
- a CDS encoding helix-turn-helix transcriptional regulator; translated protein: MFDMKYIGRKIAMLRKEKNLTQMELADMLNISFQAVSNWERGVTMPDISKLPEIAQIFHTSIDDILGNHKSSEIIENIIEGNVMENELTIEDFKSVAPLLKPTQIKEVSKGINTINDIADNVQMRLF